The Zobellia alginiliquefaciens genome contains a region encoding:
- a CDS encoding immunity 22 family protein produces the protein MDELHVWVGNFEGSIEEFRGFFDLTDFYKNYDSEDGFERCEFCKYIDDDSYDTDFIGFKVEDTSIQDLLINTLPDSDLAEEVLNKCKKENILSPNAVLYYGDEDLDSDSFDEYFKGLKYLGTVDWN, from the coding sequence ATGGATGAGTTACACGTATGGGTTGGTAATTTCGAGGGGTCAATCGAGGAATTTAGAGGTTTTTTTGATTTAACAGATTTTTATAAAAACTATGATTCTGAAGATGGTTTTGAGCGATGTGAATTTTGCAAATATATAGACGATGATTCTTATGATACTGATTTCATAGGTTTTAAAGTTGAAGATACAAGTATTCAGGATTTATTGATAAACACATTGCCTGACAGTGATTTAGCAGAAGAAGTTTTGAATAAATGTAAAAAAGAAAATATTTTAAGTCCTAATGCAGTTTTATACTACGGTGATGAAGATTTAGATAGTGATAGTTTCGATGAGTATTTCAAAGGATTAAAGTATCTCGGTACTGTCGATTGGAATTAA